The following are encoded in a window of Kitasatospora fiedleri genomic DNA:
- a CDS encoding carbon-nitrogen hydrolase family protein, which yields MRVRVAAAQFECVAGDVVANVRRIAGLAREAREAGSVVMVCPELALTGYEPELIGADRTLWTEAEDVRLDPLREAGITVVVNGAAAGPGGRPRITSTVYARDGSVVEVYAKEHLYENEQEVFEAGRGGGRFWLDGIGYSLGTCFDNHFPEVAARNAARGCQVHLASSLYGTGGGREERRALHPAIAKATGMYVLLANHIGPAGPWTGCGGSAVWAPDGTVMAEADESGPRLLVADLEVEVSG from the coding sequence GTGCGGGTACGGGTGGCGGCGGCCCAGTTCGAGTGCGTTGCGGGTGACGTGGTGGCCAACGTGCGGCGGATCGCCGGTCTGGCGCGGGAGGCGCGGGAGGCGGGCAGCGTGGTGATGGTCTGCCCGGAGCTGGCGCTCACCGGGTACGAGCCCGAGCTGATCGGTGCGGACCGGACGCTGTGGACCGAGGCGGAGGACGTGCGTCTCGACCCGCTGCGTGAAGCGGGGATCACGGTGGTGGTCAACGGGGCTGCGGCAGGACCGGGAGGCCGACCACGGATCACCAGCACCGTGTACGCCCGGGACGGCTCCGTGGTGGAGGTGTACGCGAAGGAGCATCTGTATGAGAACGAACAGGAGGTGTTCGAGGCCGGGCGCGGGGGTGGCCGCTTCTGGCTGGACGGCATCGGCTACTCGTTGGGGACGTGCTTCGACAACCACTTCCCCGAGGTGGCCGCGCGGAACGCAGCCCGGGGCTGCCAGGTACACCTGGCGAGTTCGCTGTACGGCACCGGAGGGGGACGTGAAGAGCGCCGAGCCCTTCACCCGGCGATAGCGAAGGCCACCGGAATGTACGTGCTGCTCGCCAACCACATCGGCCCCGCCGGACCGTGGACGGGCTGCGGGGGCAGCGCCGTGTGGGCACCGGACGGGACCGTGATGGCGGAGGCCGACGAAAGTGGCCCCCGGCTGCTGGTGGCCGACCTGGAGGTGGAGGTGAGCGGTTGA
- a CDS encoding DUF5709 domain-containing protein: MTDWDAQDPEPAEDDGVLEPADSLLTDQLDDDPLDTGVIPPDGYRGATAYGTTPEEAERGESLDQLLSEEEPDDSPEAVDDRWADGPSPRSGRLVEDGIDTEGTDVGPDAGAASAEEAAVHLVYPDEDAEAEFDDAEPDEPLREAVRFTVLDDLADRVPDDDYR; encoded by the coding sequence ATGACCGACTGGGACGCCCAGGACCCGGAGCCCGCCGAGGACGACGGCGTTCTCGAACCTGCCGACTCCCTGCTCACGGACCAGCTGGACGACGACCCGCTCGACACCGGAGTCATCCCGCCGGACGGCTACCGCGGGGCCACCGCGTACGGCACCACGCCCGAGGAGGCCGAGCGCGGCGAGTCCCTGGACCAGTTGCTGTCCGAGGAGGAGCCCGACGACAGTCCCGAGGCGGTCGACGACCGCTGGGCCGACGGGCCCTCGCCCCGCTCCGGCCGCTTGGTCGAGGACGGCATCGACACCGAGGGCACCGATGTCGGACCGGACGCCGGGGCCGCCAGCGCAGAAGAGGCCGCCGTGCACCTGGTGTACCCGGACGAGGACGCCGAAGCCGAGTTCGACGACGCCGAGCCCGACGAGCCGCTGCGCGAGGCGGTCAGGTTCACCGTGCTCGACGACCTGGCCGATCGTGTCCCTGACGACGACTACCGCTGA